The genomic DNA ACGGACACAGTGACATTGATGGCGGTTGCGCTGGCGTGAAACTCCTGCTCCAGAACAGGTAGGGCCGGCAGGTAGATGTTGCCGGCCAAGGGACCGAAACAGCCGGCAACGGTGACAACGATGAGGATGAAGCGTCTCCGCCACGGCGAGAATGCCGAGTATGCGGGCGGGGcaccggccttcttctcggggTCGGAGGTGGGTCCTGTCGGAGGTGGTGGGGCACTGGTGACGGCAGTGATCGGGACGCCTTGCGAGGACATTGTGGAGTCCTTGATGGGCGTCGCCGTGCCGGATGTGGATGGGCTGGAGTCAGCCATCTTTGTGGAAAATTCAAGCAAAAACTAAAGATGCCCAGGAAGTTTGCTtgcaagaagaagagaccAAGGAGGAGTGGAATACAAGCAGGGCAAAGCGGTAAGAAAGAAAGTCTGAGGATGCCGGGTAAGATGAAGCAACACAGCTCCGGTAATTGCTGTCGCTAGTGGTCGAGACGGCCAAAAGGTAATGAGCCAGATGGGACTCGTAATTATGGAATGATTCGGCCTTCATTTAATAGCACCCTGGCCTTTGACTTGACAGGATCCAACCCCGGCAACTACCTAGTCGTGGAGTGGGATCCCGCTTGgagggcagcggcagcctgTCACTCTCTGGAAGGCGGCTGTGTGCGGGGGACTAAGGGGGGCAGAGAGACCCCGCTGAAGGACCTAGTAAAGTAGGTAGGTGTCTACTCACCTTGGCATGTACCGGTACCTCTGGGTCCACTTACACCACTCGCGCCAACCACGTTAGGAAAATCGATGGAATCTCATCAAACTCTCTTTCCTGCTCTTTCCTGCTCCTCCCTCACTGCAAACAATCCTCGCACCAAGATCCGCTTAGCGGCCCATGGATTtccacgccgacgccctcgttCTGCGTCTTGTCCGGTGCGACTAGCGATGCGGCCGTTCGTACAGCCTGCAGGCCGTGCGACACGCCAACGTCGACATGCACAGACGCCGCGCTGCCTCAAAGACCAGTCCAACACATGCGGGCTATTTTCAGCAAAACAGCAAAACAGCAAAGCCTCGTCCGCCGGACTGGATTCTAATCCCGTCTTTTGGGCCGCCCTCGTGCATGTCATATCATCTTTAGGCGTCAGAAATATTGCTACCTTAACTTTGGGTAGGGCTGAGAAGAAGAGCCCAAGAAGAAAACGGCGTCGGATCCGTTCCGTTCGATGGTCTCAAATCTCGTACCCATGTAAGTGCTACCACcgttgcttcttcttcttcttctcttcttctacttCAAGCTTTTTTTCATGTCTCTCTCGGGACTCTGGACCCTCAAACATATAATTAACCTCCCTAGTTTTACTATCCAAGTCTTTCCTCACATAATAGGCGTCTAACTATCCAAGATGCTGCTGTTTCTGCTCAAGGTCTTTCTTCTCGCGGCGCTGTTAGTCGGCGCCGTCTACTACTTCTTTTTGCTGCCCCCAAAATACCCGCAAAACATCCCGGCAATCCCCTTCTGGGTTACTCTCATACCTTTCTTCAAAGACGTCGACCAGTCAGACATTTTCCGCGACTACATCGACCAGCCGCTGCGGACCCACGGGGCAGTCAAGATCTTCTTTGGCGCCCAGTGGAATGTTCTGGTCCATCGGCCATCGTACCTGGTTGAGATATTCAGAGACGAGGACCTCTACGAAAAGAGCGGCAACCAGAAGAAGATTCCTCACAGCGTCCTGGCCGAGTTCCTCGGTAGGCACCCGCAAACCCGCCACCTCCTTGCGCGAGAATCCTTGCTGACCTCGAAACCAGGCGACAACGTCATTTCCGCGAGAGGCGACGTGTGGAAGAACTACCGCGCAGTCATCAAGCCCGGCCTCCAACGGAACGTCGACGTAGACGTGATCGAGAACAATGCCGTCGGTCTTTGTCGCCTCCTCCGCGAATCCCAACAGCGGGCGGGGCGAGGCGGCGTCGCTGTGCAGGACCTGCTGCAGCGGTATTCCGTCTCCAACttcaccgaggccgtccttGGCACCACGCTCCATGTAAGTCGCCCTTCAGCCCCCATCCCATGGTAACACGAGCCTAGCAAGGGTCCCGGTCTGACCGCAGGCAATTTAGGCACTCGACCGGGCTGATGCTCCTATCAATCTCCTCCAGACGGCGGTCAAGAAAGAGATCTTCAAGCCAATCTTTATGAGCTTTCCCTTTCTCGACCGCCTGCCTCTCAAGTCTCgcttggcggcgaggcgcACTGTGGGCCTTTTCAAGAACGAGCTCAAACGAGGGCTGCAGGCGAGCCACTACCTTCACAAGCCTGCGGAGAAGGCATCCTTGTCGGACCCGTCGGACATGTTGGGCAAGCGAATGCTTGACGCGCGAGCCTCGGGCCAGTGGGATGAgaagcagctcctcgacaacctcaCGGTGGCCTTCGTGGCTGGCCAGGAGAACCCGCAGCTGGCCATGATATCGAGCCTGTATCTGTTGGCAAAGCATCCAGTAAGTCCCGGTTGTGGCGGCCAGGCCCGCGCCGTCTTACGAAGGCGAGTCCTCGTGCTGACCGGTGTGTGTTCTGCGTGCAGGAGGCGCAAGAGGCTTTGCGCCAAGAAATCATTTCCAAGGGTGCCAAGTCTGCAGCAGATCTGGCCAAAGAGGACATGCCGTATCTTACCTCCCTCATCTACGAGTGCCTGCGGCTGTTCCCTCCCATTGGCCAATTGATCAACAGGAAGGCGGCGGAAACTGCAGttctgggcggcgacgtcgtcatccCGAAGGGAACGTACGTCGGGTATCACTGCTATTCCACGAACCGGTGCCCAGTTGCTTGGGGCCCGACGGCTAACAAGTTCGATCCCGGTCGGTCCGTCTCactttcccccttcccgaTTCTCCTAGTTCATTGAGCTCACGTTCGCAGGTGGGGTTGCTCCTCGGAGGCAATCCAACAAAACtaccgacgccgccgagcgaGGGGCGAGTGGATCAGTTTTCACGGTGGTGAGGAAAAGAGTCATGTTCTCTTGTCGTCCTGATGGCGGATGCTGACCGGTGGTAGGCAAGCGTGCATGTCTTGGCGAGAAATTTGCCATGCTGGAAATTAGAAGCACACTGATCCAACTGGTCAGCGAGTTCTCCTTCACGCTGGACCCGACGTGGATTGACCGCAAGACTCCGGTAAGTAAACTCACTGCCCCTTGTTATGTCCCCGGGTGCCGCGATTCCCACTTTTTGGCAAGCACTGACGAGTGTTTCTCGCGTTTTCTTCCAGGCTGGGCCCCTCTATCCTCGGGCGCTCCGGCTAGTTTTCACAGAGCGGGAAAAGGGCGCTGCATGGTAAAGGAACCCAAAAGATCTACGCTGTCGGTTTCGCGTAGATTGAGTTTGATTGGCTTTCCAGGAGTTTAGATAGGGTTCTGGGGATGATAATCATAAGATATCTTAGCTAATAAGAGACGTGCTTTCCGATGAACAAGGACCCATACTTTCCGCCCGCTACAAGACCCCTGCCTGTCCATGTTCTCCACAAAAGTACCTCTGCACGACCAGGGGTCAAGCTTCTAAATTCATTAATCGATCAGACGGCCGGCAACCAACGGAAGCGCTTCGTGCATACCCAGACAGCCATCCACGATCCTACAATTCCACGCAGGCCATGTTTCCCCCGTCCGATGCAGCCGCGACGCAGCCGCATCCCGCGCCAAGCAAGCCACGCCATCGCCACAGCCAACGAATCCCGCTACGGCACCTTGCGGGATCTCGACTGGACCGGCGTGGATAAGATATGCACGCATTCGTccgggtgcgggtgcgggtgcgggcAACTCTGGCTCAGAGGACGAGCGAAGACGGTAGCTTTGCAAGATGGATCGAGACGGCCGCAAGTGAGTGGGAGCGCATCGGAAccccgccggcgaggaggtccgAACGGGACCACAACCCTGCGCCCCTTTGATAGTCGACAAGAATGACAGCCAAGCTAAGAGGATTTTGGGGACCGGGACCGAGCTGGAAGGTTGGCGTAGCTAGCGCGAGGCCGCATGGTTGGCCTTTAAGGTAGCGGGGGGGCTTTGCTCCAGAGGTGATCTTAATGGCGTGATGCTGATGGGATTGTCAGTCGCATGAGCAACGAGCCTGGGTCGCCTACCTATTATTACCGCTTGTGCTAGTGTCTAttctacctacctaggtgtACCCAATGTAGTCGGGACCATCTATCCAGCCTTTATTAAGGGGCCAACGGCTGATGACAACAGCAAAGACGAGGTACCTTCAAGCCCGCCGTCCCCCACATCCCACGGACACGGGCCATGAAGGGCGAGGACagggacggggacgaggaggacgagaaggaagaaggaggctgaCAATGAGATGAACGCCTTCCTTCTTGTGCAGCCCGGGGCCGTACAGTACCTGTACAATGGGTCAATGGCTCTGTGCAACCCTGGTCCCAGCTCTAGCGGAGACGGCAGGACCTGAATATATTGTGTCCCGAATGAACTCGCGAGCGTACCTAGGAAATCCCACCCCCCCTGGACGCTCGCTCGCACGTCCACGCTTTTCCTGCAAGCACTGCGCAGGCAGACATCATGTATATGCCCCTTCTAAgccccgcgccggcgccggcgccgtacCTGTACCACGATCCTTGTTGTGTattttttccctttttccctctcttcgCGCTCTTTCCGAGTCGGGCGAAGCTGCGATGCCAGGGTTCTTGGTGATCCTACATgcacccaccaccacctctgCATCACCTGTGGACTGAGCATGAGGCTTTCCACCTGCACTTCCTCTGCTAACCATCTGAACTTTTGTTTTCTGTCGGCCACCACTTGTTGctgccctccccctctcgTTTAGCTGTACAAAGATATTTTTGTTTGCGTTTACGTTTCCGCCGACGATAGTCGTCTGCGCTTAGGCGGCGCGACACTCCGGCGCCTCACTCGCAACTCCTCCTAGTCGCACCGCCAGCATCTCACAGCCCGCCTCGGGTTTCTTGGAATGGGAGAAGCCTCAACTACACGAACATCGTGCCACCTACCTCCACACCTGAGCCAATCCCATCAGGCAAACCACCCGGGGAAGACATCTAGAAGTGTTGGTGTGTTCTAGTCCTGTTCAACAATCCCGTCTGGTTTATAATCCCCAACGAGAGACCTCCAGGCTCGctctctcccctttctctctctctctctctctattccAACCTTACAACCTCAGTATCACCAAAGCATAATTCCTTTAATCATTATTTACTACTTCCCTTATATCTTCAGAGGAAAAATTGCATAATCTTTACTATGGAATTCTCAAACGACGGGAACTCCATCTTTCACCGCTTCCAGGCCGCCTTCGTCCACGACGGACAAGGGCAGCTCCTGTACTGCAGCGGGCCGCAAAAGGGCACGGTACACGAGCACTGGGACTCAATCAGCCGGTGTCTTCCCAGCCAAGTCCGGACGGCAATGGGCGAGAGACAACAGGTCGGGTCCGTGGACCTGGACGGAGCCCTCCGGGGCTCGAGGCTCTACGAGAGACAGCGATTCGGCGCCTGTCCCACGGGCATTATCCTCAACGCCGCGGCTCAGAACAGCAACGCCCTCAGCGTACAATTCGAGGAGTTCTTTGCCGAACTACTCCTCGACCAAGCAGACTTTGCCATCCGCGGCCCCGAGCTAATGGCATCGCCGTCCAGCGAATCCCTGGCCGCTACCGAACAGATCGTCAACCTGTTTGACAGCTTCCTCAGGTACCAGGGGAAGGACGACCAGTGGGAGGCCAGCGGCAGAGTCTACTTCACAGACCGCGTCCGTCACTTCACCTCGCAAAACGCCAGGATCGATTTTTGCTTGCCAGCGTTCCCCTGCAAATCGTCCAACACCAACAAGGTCCTCGGCAAAGCCCCTGATCGCGGAGAACAGCTTGCTCTCGAGCGCCTGCACGGTTTCGTGGAGGCTATCGAGAAGATCTATCCGCCGGGTGCCAAGATGTGGATCATCAGTGACGGCCACGTCTTCAGTGATTGCAGTGAGTCTACTTGACATTTCGCTGTTGGCGTGTGAGGTTACTAACACCGCCCAGTCGGAGTCGATGATGCCGATGTCGACACATACGGCGAGCAGCTGAAGGAGATGAAccgtgccgtcggcgtcagcAGAGGAAACACCGACCGCGTCGGCTTTCGATCGCTCGTCGACCTCTTTGAGCTGAACGAGGCAAAGTCGCAGCACAAACTCTCCGAGCTCCAGAGCCGGCTCGACATCCCCAACATTGACCACCACGTCGAGACCAGGTTGacggtcgaggccgagctctGCAGACAGATCCTCATGGCCGGCTGTCAGCCCCAGGAGTCGGCGGTGCGTGCCCAGATCAAGTCGCAGAACGCGGCGATCCTGGCTTTGTACCGCGGCTTCTCGCGGTTCAtgctcgaggacctcgagctgCACCCCTTTACACAGAAAATGACCCGCAGCCAGAGGAAGAAATTGTCAACCAAGGTGGCTTTCGAGATGATTATGGTACGCTATACCTGCACCAATGAGATTTTGCGGCACGTCCGTTTTCGACCACGGATGAGAACGCTAACATGTGGTGTAGAGGAACCAATCATATTCCAATCTTGTCGAATTGCTCCTCCCCAACTACGTCCGCCTTTCTATTCATGCGTAAGCACCGCCCTCTATGCAATCAATGTCATGTTGGCAGTTGAGACAAACGTCTGACAAACTATTCCAGCCACAACAACGCCGGACCCAAGTTCGGCATTCAACTCTTCgaccccgccgtcgtccgcgccgtcgagggcctctCGCCCGACGGCACGCCGATGACCTCCCGAGACCTGCTCCACATTCCCACGCCGTGGCACAActgcctcgtcgaggtccaaGGCAGCCCTTACCTCCTTGTGACCAAGGCCAGCGTGCCACGGGAGGCGGTTTCGTTGGGCGCCGTGACAGTAGAGATTTCAACCAAGAACGCACCCTGCTTTGTTCTACGGCCAAAAAAGGGCGGCGTTGCCACCGTCGACAACagagaggaaaagaagaagtcaGCCCCACTGTTGGTCATTGAGGAGAAGCCCACGCCGGCTTTGATACAGAGCCCCGTTCAGAGGCCGAAGGCGCCCAAGAGCCAGGGACGGTTCGACTGGGCTCGGAGGCTGGCCGCCTTCCCTGTCTTATGCTGGCTGGGGGTGGTGTTCTACCACCGGGTTGTTGAGGCATTTGTTTGAGGTCGGGCAATGGATATAATGTAATGCTGCATCGTGGGAGTTTTCCTTTGCATGGGTCTTTTTGTTCTGTCCTGAGACGGACAATAAGGGGAAGGGCGCACATGGGGCGTTTTGTAGACCTTCCAACAATGTCTAATCTTCAATTAATTGGATATCAATTCAATCCGTCCGAAGTATTTGCTCGTCCTTCGCAGTTGACCCTGTCCCCGTAGCCCCATTCAACATTCAATTTGTGAAAGTCACTATACTTTCCCGTGCAGGTGGCTCCAAGGGGACCTTTTTGAGCAAGTTACCCAGACCGGTAATGTTCTCAAACGAGCGCGCCAagaatccccccccccccccccacaaGCGCCGCTGAGCGATCCCTCCTCGCCCAACAACGACATCCCACATCGAGATACGTAGCCAAGTCGGTCCCGTGTTCCTCTTGAGAtcgcacaggtacacaaCATCCATTGAAAACACTGGAGAAAACTCATGATGGAGAGGTGTCATGCTTGACTCTAAATACCATGTATAATATGCTTTTGTAAAAACGCAGTACCATGGAAATGTCCAACCTAACAATCATCCCGTCGACCAACTTCTGCAGCAGACTCTATCGAATCTTGATCGGAGAGGTTTGAGAAGATCAGAAGGTATTTGCAAATCACACCCAACCGGAAAGGTAACATCCCCTAGTCATCAACGGGCCGGTCTATCGAAATCCACGAGACGGATTGATTAAGGGTCCAATCAGCCGCCCCGCGCGACACCGATCCAAATTGTATACTTTTCGATACGCCGACAGACGGGAAAAGGCGTCCGGGTGCCGCGTGCGCACgcaggaggggggaggggaagatcAAAGCTCGTCCCTGGGATTTCATTACTGTAAAATATGGAGCCAAGGACATTGAGTGTGGGAGACAACAATTGGCCGCACTGATATATAAGACGGCCCAAACTCTCCCGCCCCCCTTTCCTCTTGGATCCTATTCGAGTCGTGGCCCGACATCAATCTCCTCCATACGCCATCCGGACCCGAGACCGTCGCGTATGTCAACAGGTCGCCGAAAGCCCTGCCCACCCCTCACAGAATGCATCTCGACTCCCGCACACCGCCCCGGCGGTATCTCGCCCTGATCAGCGTCCTACTGGCCTTCCTGTCGACGATGGTTGCCGCACAGAATGGAACCGAGACCGCGCCCACGGTCCGGCAGTGTACGTCGTGAACCATCCCTCTTGCGCGAGCTCCAGTTCCCCTGACGAGTAGAATTCTCAAGGCATCCCGCGacccacgacgacgaccggcGTGCCGCCTCCGGGGCCCACGCCAGCCCTCCCGAAGAACTTTGGCATGGTCATCCACCGGGCGTACGAGATGCTCGACGTCTTCGGCCCGCTCGAGGCCCTGGGTGTGCTGGCGAGGATCCACCAGCTGAACCTGTACCTGATCGCGGAGACTATGGACCCGGTAACGGTTGAGCCGGGGTCCGCCGCCATGAATTCCAAGAACTCGAGTTTCGTAAGTCGAGGAAAGCCCctttttcccctttccttGCTGGAGTCTCCGATTCGGTTCCTTCCCGTCACGGAGCGTCGACTTCCGTGTCCTCTTTCATGTGCGTGTGTGTCTGTGCTGACACCCGCCACCACAAAATAAAGTTCCCCGTCATCCTGCCGACGCACACCTACGAGACGGCGCCTGAGGACATTGAGGTCCTCATCATCCCCGGCGGCCTCTGGACGCGGTCGCCAAACATCGGCCCGGCCATCTCGTACATAAAGACGACGTACCCGCGCCTGCGGTACCTCATCTCCGTCTGCACGGGCGCCTCGGTCGTGGCGCGGGCCGGCGTGCTCGACGGCCGGCGCGCGACGACGAACAAGGCCTCGTGGGCGAGCACCATCGTCCACGGTCCCCGCACCGAGTGGGTGGCCAAGGCGCGCtgggtcgtcgacggcaacgtgtggtcgtcgtcgggcgtgtcggccggcatcgacgcgACGCTCGCGttcgtcgaggccgtgtacggcgccgagaacgcAACGTACGTCGCCGACA from Colletotrichum higginsianum IMI 349063 chromosome 3, whole genome shotgun sequence includes the following:
- a CDS encoding Cytochrome P450, with protein sequence MLLFLLKVFLLAALLVGAVYYFFLLPPKYPQNIPAIPFWVTLIPFFKDVDQSDIFRDYIDQPLRTHGAVKIFFGAQWNVLVHRPSYLVEIFRDEDLYEKSGNQKKIPHSVLAEFLGRHPQTRHLLARESLLTSKPGDNVISARGDVWKNYRAVIKPGLQRNVDVDVIENNAVGLCRLLRESQQRAGRGGVAVQDLLQRYSVSNFTEAVLGTTLHALDRADAPINLLQTAVKKEIFKPIFMSFPFLDRLPLKSRLAARRTVGLFKNELKRGLQASHYLHKPAEKASLSDPSDMLGKRMLDARASGQWDEKQLLDNLTVAFVAGQENPQLAMISSLYLLAKHPEAQEALRQEIISKGAKSAADLAKEDMPYLTSLIYECLRLFPPIGQLINRKAAETAVLGGDVVIPKGTWGCSSEAIQQNYRRRRARGEWISFHGGEEKSHVLLSS
- a CDS encoding Pyoverdine/dityrosine biosynthesis protein; protein product: MEFSNDGNSIFHRFQAAFVHDGQGQLLYCSGPQKGTVHEHWDSISRCLPSQVRTAMGERQQVGSVDLDGALRGSRLYERQRFGACPTGIILNAAAQNSNALSVQFEEFFAELLLDQADFAIRGPELMASPSSESLAATEQIVNLFDSFLRYQGKDDQWEASGRVYFTDRVRHFTSQNARIDFCLPAFPCKSSNTNKVLGKAPDRGEQLALERLHGFVEAIEKIYPPGAKMWIISDGHVFSDCIGVDDADVDTYGEQLKEMNRAVGVSRGNTDRVGFRSLVDLFELNEAKSQHKLSELQSRLDIPNIDHHVETRLTVEAELCRQILMAGCQPQESAVRAQIKSQNAAILALYRGFSRFMLEDLELHPFTQKMTRSQRKKLSTKVAFEMIMRNQSYSNLVELLLPNYVRLSIHAHNNAGPKFGIQLFDPAVVRAVEGLSPDGTPMTSRDLLHIPTPWHNCLVEVQGSPYLLVTKASVPREAVSLGAVTVEISTKNAPCFVLRPKKGGVATVDNREEKKKSAPLLVIEEKPTPALIQSPVQRPKAPKSQGRFDWARRLAAFPVLCWLGVVFYHRVVEAFV
- a CDS encoding DJ-1/PfpI family protein yields the protein MHLDSRTPPRRYLALISVLLAFLSTMVAAQNGTETAPTVRQCIPRPTTTTGVPPPGPTPALPKNFGMVIHRAYEMLDVFGPLEALGVLARIHQLNLYLIAETMDPVTVEPGSAAMNSKNSSFFPVILPTHTYETAPEDIEVLIIPGGLWTRSPNIGPAISYIKTTYPRLRYLISVCTGASVVARAGVLDGRRATTNKASWASTIVHGPRTEWVAKARWVVDGNVWSSSGVSAGIDATLAFVEAVYGAENATYVADMMEYDWHRDSTWDPFAERFNVTDA